In a genomic window of Sphingomonas koreensis:
- a CDS encoding chemotaxis protein CheA — protein sequence MSGQDPIAAFRVEAGDLLDQIEHGLLDLTGRLDDRELVDEVFRGLHTLKGSGAMFGFDALATFTHHCETAFDRVRKGLAPATQELVAVILSARDHMRLLIDGDQDQATGDAILSRLQAAIDAAGGVPDSIAAPIEQAAAGDGPTSKSGWRLRFRLPADAMANGTNPLMLLDELRDLGDCAVRALTDRIPPLADLAPAENHVGWEVELRGDVPMSAIEDVFIFVMDDMELSCEPLDVQTDEAPAGTPAPPAATAEAGSPSARATAAAKADESVRVPAERLDELMDRVGELVIAQSRLSQLAQGSGHDMVLRSVSEEIERLAGELRDTMMVLRMVPVASLFNRFRRLIHDLSRETGKSIELLTEGEATEVDKTVIERLADPMVHLIRNACDHGLETPDQRAAAGKDSTGTVRLSAHQAGGEVVITIQDDGRGIDRDRVRAKAEAQGLIQPGQLLADQDLLQMIFHPGFSTAAQVTNLSGRGVGMDVVKRTIESLRGAIDVASTPGKGSTITLRIPLTLAIIDGLLVRVGTGRYVIPLAAVEECLELPLEEDLRTRGRSFITLRDSLVPFLRLREMFACGTRPDAFQKIVVIATGTERVGLVVDQIIGSHQTVIKSMSALHHNVTTFAGATILGDGGIALILDVAQLVDIGRNQEERLRAAG from the coding sequence GTGAGCGGCCAGGATCCCATCGCCGCCTTCCGCGTCGAGGCAGGCGACCTGCTCGACCAGATCGAGCACGGCCTGCTCGACCTGACCGGACGGCTCGACGACCGCGAGCTCGTCGATGAGGTGTTCCGCGGCCTGCACACGCTCAAGGGCTCGGGCGCGATGTTCGGCTTCGACGCGTTGGCGACCTTCACCCATCATTGCGAAACCGCCTTCGATCGCGTGCGCAAGGGGCTCGCCCCCGCGACGCAGGAACTGGTTGCCGTCATCCTCTCTGCGCGCGACCATATGCGCCTGCTGATCGACGGCGATCAGGATCAGGCCACGGGCGATGCGATCCTCTCGCGGCTCCAGGCAGCGATCGATGCAGCGGGCGGCGTCCCCGATTCCATCGCCGCGCCGATCGAGCAGGCCGCCGCCGGCGACGGCCCCACCAGCAAGAGCGGCTGGCGACTACGGTTCCGCCTGCCCGCCGATGCGATGGCGAACGGCACCAACCCGCTGATGCTGCTCGACGAACTGCGCGACCTCGGCGACTGCGCCGTGCGCGCGCTGACCGACCGGATTCCGCCGCTGGCCGATCTTGCGCCCGCCGAGAACCATGTCGGCTGGGAAGTCGAACTGCGCGGCGACGTGCCGATGAGCGCGATCGAGGACGTCTTCATTTTCGTGATGGACGACATGGAGCTGTCCTGCGAACCGCTCGACGTCCAGACGGACGAAGCACCCGCCGGGACACCAGCGCCTCCGGCGGCCACCGCAGAGGCCGGATCGCCGTCCGCCCGGGCCACCGCAGCCGCCAAGGCGGACGAAAGCGTCCGTGTCCCGGCCGAGCGACTCGACGAACTCATGGACCGGGTCGGCGAGCTGGTCATCGCCCAGAGCCGCCTGTCGCAGCTCGCCCAGGGCAGCGGCCATGACATGGTCCTGCGATCGGTCTCGGAAGAGATCGAGCGGCTGGCAGGTGAATTGCGCGACACGATGATGGTGCTGCGCATGGTCCCGGTCGCATCGCTGTTCAACCGGTTCCGCCGCCTTATCCACGACCTGTCGCGCGAGACCGGGAAATCGATCGAGCTGCTGACCGAGGGCGAAGCTACCGAAGTCGACAAGACCGTAATCGAACGGCTCGCCGACCCGATGGTTCACCTGATCCGCAACGCCTGCGACCATGGACTCGAGACGCCCGATCAGCGCGCCGCCGCGGGCAAGGACTCGACCGGCACCGTGCGCCTCTCGGCGCATCAGGCCGGCGGCGAGGTTGTGATCACCATCCAGGACGATGGTCGCGGCATCGATCGCGATCGGGTGCGGGCCAAGGCCGAAGCTCAGGGGCTGATCCAGCCCGGACAGCTGCTGGCGGACCAGGACCTGCTCCAGATGATCTTCCATCCCGGCTTCTCGACCGCCGCTCAGGTCACCAACCTCTCGGGCCGCGGCGTCGGCATGGACGTCGTCAAACGCACCATCGAAAGCCTGCGCGGCGCGATCGACGTCGCCAGCACGCCCGGCAAGGGCTCGACCATCACTTTGCGCATCCCGCTCACGCTGGCGATCATCGACGGGCTGCTCGTCCGGGTCGGCACGGGCCGCTATGTCATCCCGCTCGCCGCGGTCGAGGAATGCCTCGAGCTACCGCTAGAAGAGGATCTGCGGACCCGCGGCCGCAGCTTCATCACGCTGCGCGACAGTCTCGTCCCCTTCCTGCGCCTGCGCGAGATGTTCGCCTGCGGCACCCGGCCCGACGCGTTCCAGAAGATCGTCGTCATCGCCACCGGGACCGAGCGGGTCGGGCTGGTCGTCGATCAGATCATCGGCAGCCACCAGACGGTGATCAAGTCGATGTCGGCGCTGCACCACAATGTGACGACCTTTGCCGGCGCCACAATCCTCGGGGACGGCGGGATCGCGCTGATCCTCGATGTGGCCCAGCTCGTCGACATCGGCCGCAACCAGGAGGAGCGGCTTCGCGCCGCTGGCTGA
- a CDS encoding SCO family protein, protein MTIETPQSETPKPSALRRIRLLLWGVVAIAAVVSGVLWFQQRSTAPTAAEKGYASAFGGAFDMIDQNGKTVTDQTLRGKPYAIFFGFTRCPDVCPTTLSRMAALRKQLGPDGDKFNIVFVSVDPQYDKPKDIGSYVTLFNTPIIGLTGSDAQIARIVKAFKVYYAKVPVEGGDYTVDHTASVFLMDKDGQFVATIDHKESQTVALDKLKRLI, encoded by the coding sequence ATGACCATTGAGACGCCGCAGAGCGAAACGCCGAAACCCTCAGCCCTCCGCCGCATCCGCCTGTTGCTGTGGGGGGTTGTCGCGATCGCCGCCGTCGTCAGCGGCGTGCTGTGGTTCCAGCAGCGTAGCACTGCACCCACCGCCGCCGAGAAGGGCTATGCCTCAGCCTTTGGCGGCGCATTCGACATGATCGACCAGAACGGCAAGACCGTCACCGACCAGACGCTGCGCGGCAAGCCCTATGCGATCTTCTTCGGCTTCACGCGCTGCCCCGACGTCTGCCCGACCACGCTCAGCCGGATGGCCGCGCTGCGCAAGCAGCTTGGGCCGGACGGCGACAAGTTCAACATCGTCTTCGTCTCGGTCGATCCGCAGTATGACAAGCCGAAGGACATCGGCAGCTATGTGACGCTGTTCAACACGCCGATCATCGGTCTGACCGGCTCGGACGCGCAGATCGCGCGCATCGTGAAGGCCTTCAAAGTCTATTACGCCAAGGTACCGGTCGAGGGCGGCGACTATACGGTCGACCACACCGCATCGGTGTTCCTGATGGACAAGGACGGCCAGTTCGTCGCGACCATCGACCACAAGGAAAGCCAGACGGTTGCGCTCGACAAACTCAAACGGCTGATCTGA
- a CDS encoding chemotaxis protein CheW, translating into MTDHITTSTPWDDQGQLEVLTFDLQGETLALEAFLVREIIDLLPETPVPGALPLVGSVVNFRGRIIPVADLRLAFGMATAEATVDSRIVVIETDLNGESIQLGVRTDRVHEVTTLHRSASEQPPLVGMRWRRDYLRELVRRDEGVVLIPDLPAIFRSLDAPARPAEPHLTLVH; encoded by the coding sequence ATGACCGATCATATCACCACATCGACGCCTTGGGACGATCAGGGCCAGCTTGAAGTGCTGACTTTCGATCTTCAGGGCGAAACGCTGGCGCTCGAAGCCTTTCTGGTGCGGGAGATCATCGATCTCCTGCCCGAAACCCCGGTGCCCGGGGCTCTGCCGCTGGTCGGCAGCGTGGTCAATTTCCGCGGCCGGATCATTCCCGTCGCCGATCTGCGCCTCGCCTTCGGCATGGCTACGGCCGAAGCCACGGTCGACAGCCGGATCGTCGTCATCGAAACCGATCTGAACGGCGAGAGCATCCAGCTCGGCGTTCGCACCGACAGGGTGCATGAAGTGACCACGCTGCACCGCAGCGCCAGCGAACAGCCGCCGCTCGTCGGCATGCGCTGGCGGCGCGACTATCTGCGCGAGTTGGTACGCCGGGACGAGGGCGTCGTCCTCATCCCGGATCTTCCCGCCATTTTCCGTTCGCTCGATGCGCCGGCACGGCCTGCCGAACCGCATCTCACCCTCGTTCACTGA
- a CDS encoding CheR family methyltransferase produces the protein MPVAAASKTVSSDHLSKRDFARLAGFIHDYAGIKMPAGKLTMLEGRLRRRVRATGAEDLESYCSWLFDEGHLADEALHLINAVTTNKTDFFREPAHFDFLEHTALPALRDAGVRTIRAWSSACSTGPEAYTMAMMLDDFAARSDGLSYGILATDLDTEVLETARRGIYPADQLDPVPDPLARRYVLRPVDPKRRDVRIAPELRSAIGFARLNLMDDRYPIGSPMHLIFCRNVLIYFDKPTQRAVVARLAEKLTPNGYLFLGHSESITGFDLPLTQVANTVFQRSN, from the coding sequence ATGCCCGTTGCCGCCGCCAGCAAGACCGTTTCGAGCGATCATCTGAGCAAGCGCGATTTCGCGCGGCTGGCCGGGTTCATCCATGACTATGCCGGAATCAAGATGCCCGCGGGCAAGCTGACCATGCTGGAAGGGCGCCTGCGCCGCCGGGTACGCGCCACCGGAGCCGAGGATCTCGAAAGCTACTGCAGCTGGCTGTTCGACGAGGGACATCTGGCGGACGAGGCGCTGCACCTCATCAACGCGGTGACCACGAACAAGACCGATTTCTTTCGCGAGCCCGCCCATTTCGACTTTCTCGAGCACACGGCCCTGCCCGCGCTTCGCGACGCCGGAGTCCGCACGATCCGGGCCTGGAGCTCGGCCTGCTCGACCGGTCCCGAAGCCTATACGATGGCGATGATGCTCGACGATTTCGCCGCGCGCAGCGATGGCCTGTCCTACGGCATCCTCGCCACCGACCTCGACACCGAGGTGCTGGAAACCGCCCGCCGCGGCATCTACCCGGCCGACCAGCTCGACCCTGTGCCGGACCCGTTGGCCCGCCGCTACGTGCTGCGCCCGGTCGATCCGAAGCGGCGCGATGTGCGGATCGCGCCAGAACTGCGGAGCGCGATCGGCTTCGCCCGGCTCAACCTGATGGACGATCGCTATCCGATCGGCAGCCCGATGCATCTGATCTTCTGCCGCAACGTCCTCATCTATTTCGACAAGCCGACCCAGCGCGCCGTCGTCGCGCGGCTTGCGGAGAAGCTGACGCCCAACGGCTATCTCTTTCTCGGCCATTCGGAATCGATCACGGGGTTCGATCTGCCGCTGACGCAGGTCGCCAATACCGTCTTCCAGCGGAGCAACTGA
- a CDS encoding PepSY-associated TM helix domain-containing protein: protein MSRARILIRRVHLWLGVSLGLLFVLLGLTGSALVFYVEIDAALNRNAIGEARGSVPGWSSPVWDRALATARQRWPAGDWSFEATGEGGAIPARYYPASEHHGHHAEREMVWFSPDGNRILRTEPWGGYVMSWLYELHMHLLAGETGRQIVGWSGVAMLVLLISGIAAWWPRGSWRKALAFKRKAAPIRRLRDLHKHFGLWSSALLLVLVGTGVLLALPGVKTQVIGTMIATPDPVPAPRSIASTARQISVAEALTAAHRALPDARLAFTDVPPAGDKPFRIRAQVPGDPHARFPGSFVFVDQYSGRVLAVHDIRRGNAGTTVSAWIRTLHDGSVGGTPARIVAALLGLIPAVLFGTGLLHWLRRRRAPHLRTQSRTSSGSIS, encoded by the coding sequence ATGAGTCGCGCGCGTATCCTGATCCGCCGCGTCCATCTGTGGCTCGGGGTGAGCCTGGGGCTGCTGTTCGTCCTGCTCGGTCTGACCGGCTCGGCGCTCGTCTTCTATGTCGAGATCGACGCCGCGCTGAACCGCAATGCAATCGGCGAAGCCCGGGGCTCGGTCCCAGGCTGGTCATCGCCAGTCTGGGATCGCGCGCTGGCAACCGCGCGCCAGCGCTGGCCTGCCGGGGACTGGTCGTTCGAGGCGACCGGCGAAGGCGGTGCAATCCCCGCGCGCTACTATCCGGCATCGGAACATCATGGCCATCACGCCGAACGCGAGATGGTCTGGTTCTCGCCCGACGGGAACCGGATTCTCCGCACCGAACCCTGGGGCGGCTATGTGATGAGCTGGCTCTACGAACTGCACATGCACCTGCTCGCAGGTGAGACGGGGCGGCAGATCGTGGGCTGGTCCGGCGTCGCGATGCTGGTGCTGCTCATCTCCGGCATCGCCGCCTGGTGGCCGCGCGGCAGCTGGCGCAAGGCGCTCGCGTTCAAGCGGAAAGCCGCGCCGATCCGCCGCCTGCGCGACCTGCACAAGCATTTCGGGCTGTGGAGTTCGGCCCTGCTGCTCGTGCTCGTCGGCACCGGCGTGCTGCTCGCGCTGCCGGGTGTGAAGACTCAGGTGATCGGCACCATGATCGCCACACCCGATCCGGTACCGGCACCGCGTTCGATCGCCAGCACGGCCCGACAGATTTCAGTGGCCGAAGCGCTGACGGCGGCGCACCGCGCCCTGCCCGATGCGCGGCTCGCCTTCACAGATGTACCGCCCGCCGGGGACAAGCCGTTCCGCATCCGCGCGCAGGTGCCGGGCGATCCGCACGCGCGCTTCCCGGGCAGCTTCGTTTTCGTCGATCAGTATTCGGGCCGCGTCCTCGCAGTGCACGACATTCGCCGGGGCAACGCCGGAACGACCGTCTCGGCATGGATCCGCACGCTGCACGACGGGTCGGTCGGCGGCACGCCTGCCCGCATCGTGGCGGCCCTGCTCGGTCTCATCCCGGCCGTGCTTTTCGGGACCGGCCTTCTCCACTGGCTGCGGCGTCGGCGCGCGCCGCATCTCCGTACACAATCAAGAACATCCTCAGGGAGCATTTCGTGA
- a CDS encoding copper chaperone PCu(A)C gives MQMFKPIAAGVLALMLATPIAAHDFKRGTLSIAHPWTRQTAPGQANGGGFMTVSNTGKQADRLIGGSSPASARVEIHTMSMAGGVMRMRPLPNGLSIPAGGKLELKPGSHHIMLIGLKKPLKLGTMVPLTLRFEKAGTVTVQLKVEAITYGTGAGHDH, from the coding sequence ATGCAGATGTTCAAGCCCATTGCGGCGGGGGTGCTCGCGCTCATGCTCGCCACCCCGATCGCCGCGCATGATTTCAAGCGCGGCACCCTGTCGATCGCTCATCCCTGGACACGTCAGACCGCCCCGGGACAGGCCAATGGCGGCGGGTTCATGACGGTCAGCAACACCGGGAAGCAGGCCGATCGCCTGATCGGTGGCAGCTCGCCCGCCTCTGCCAGGGTCGAGATCCACACCATGTCGATGGCGGGCGGAGTGATGCGGATGCGTCCGCTACCCAATGGCCTCTCCATCCCCGCCGGCGGCAAGCTCGAGCTCAAGCCGGGCAGCCATCACATCATGCTGATCGGCCTCAAGAAGCCGCTCAAGCTCGGCACGATGGTGCCGCTGACCTTGCGCTTCGAGAAGGCCGGTACGGTGACCGTTCAGCTCAAGGTCGAAGCGATCACCTACGGAACGGGAGCCGGCCATGACCATTGA
- a CDS encoding TonB-dependent receptor, translating into MKTSLFAIAATLAATPAFAQDESARGDAGTVIVTGQRQLEEQPDVAGRLGLTNRETPAIVDVLTQADFQNQGVRTAIEALNAAPGVASGNLPGSIGSVSMRGFHRAVNYLYDGVRMANSDVGIRNWDAWMFERIEVIKGPASVTSGEGALAGAINFVPRRPKLDGASGEVLASYGSFDTARLAGDVNLPLGPTAAVRGDLSWSRSSGWVDDTDSRTFAASVSLLFRPSDRFSLTVSADYFEDRFSSAYFGTPVVSRAVARDPSGAVSGSAGLVLDKAMRRLNFDVLDGDVGSDTLWLRARGEYVVSDSLKLVSDTSWYTSNRIWRDADEYTFNAATGLIDRSTSLITHDHQYWSQRLHLGFDGEIAGMRNRFAAGVEFGGTSFFTKRRFGAAPSADPFKPVRGTFPQDTPANFGTRQDVTADVDSYALFVENALNLTPDWLVAGGLRYDHVKLDRRVVNATSGAAQTYGQSYDPVSWRIGTVYSLTPKTQVFAQYSYAVTPVSGLLFLSAANASFDLTTGYSYEAGIKTSLTGSGVELTASLFNIRQDDILTRDPANPAVVVQGGNLRSRGVELSLNLPATDELNIGVSGTLLDAEYGELIEAGGADRSGNRPPNVPERLADLVVTYAPKMLPVTLTGSIRHNGGFFTSNANTVKVNAFTTFDAAIAWRTKLGTLTLRGRNLTDEFYADWSGYASGLVFVGAPRSVELSLTRRF; encoded by the coding sequence GTGAAGACTTCACTTTTCGCCATCGCCGCAACCCTCGCGGCAACACCTGCCTTCGCCCAGGACGAGTCCGCCCGCGGCGACGCCGGAACCGTCATCGTCACCGGCCAGCGCCAGCTGGAGGAGCAGCCCGACGTCGCCGGGCGCCTCGGGCTCACCAACCGCGAAACCCCCGCCATCGTTGATGTCCTAACCCAGGCCGATTTCCAGAATCAGGGTGTGCGGACCGCGATCGAGGCGCTGAACGCCGCACCCGGTGTCGCGTCGGGCAACCTCCCCGGCTCGATCGGATCGGTGTCGATGCGCGGCTTCCATCGCGCGGTGAACTATCTCTATGACGGCGTTCGCATGGCCAATTCGGACGTCGGCATCCGCAACTGGGATGCATGGATGTTCGAGCGGATCGAGGTGATCAAGGGCCCAGCCTCGGTCACGTCGGGCGAAGGCGCACTGGCCGGCGCGATCAACTTCGTCCCCCGCCGTCCCAAGCTCGACGGCGCCAGCGGCGAAGTGCTGGCCAGCTATGGCAGCTTCGACACCGCCCGGCTTGCGGGCGACGTCAACCTGCCGCTCGGCCCGACCGCGGCGGTGCGCGGCGACCTTTCCTGGTCGCGCTCGTCGGGATGGGTCGACGACACGGATAGCCGGACGTTCGCCGCCTCTGTCTCGCTGCTGTTCCGACCCAGCGACCGCTTCTCGCTGACCGTATCGGCCGACTATTTCGAGGACCGGTTCTCGAGCGCCTATTTCGGCACGCCGGTCGTGTCCCGCGCGGTCGCGCGCGATCCGTCCGGCGCGGTGTCGGGCAGTGCGGGCCTGGTGCTCGACAAGGCGATGCGGCGCCTCAATTTCGACGTCCTCGACGGCGATGTGGGGTCTGACACGCTGTGGCTTCGCGCCCGCGGCGAATATGTGGTGTCGGACTCGCTCAAGCTGGTAAGTGACACGAGCTGGTACACGTCGAACCGAATCTGGCGCGACGCGGACGAATATACGTTCAATGCGGCAACCGGGCTGATCGACCGCTCGACCTCGCTGATCACCCACGACCATCAATATTGGAGCCAGCGGCTTCACCTTGGTTTTGACGGGGAAATCGCAGGGATGCGCAATCGCTTCGCCGCCGGCGTCGAGTTCGGCGGCACCAGTTTCTTCACCAAACGCCGCTTCGGGGCCGCCCCGTCCGCCGATCCGTTCAAGCCGGTCCGTGGCACCTTCCCGCAGGATACCCCCGCCAATTTCGGCACGCGTCAGGACGTCACCGCCGATGTCGATTCCTACGCCTTGTTCGTTGAGAATGCGCTCAACCTGACGCCCGACTGGCTGGTCGCGGGCGGCCTGCGCTACGATCACGTCAAGCTCGACCGGCGCGTCGTCAACGCCACCAGTGGTGCCGCGCAGACCTATGGCCAAAGCTATGATCCGGTCTCGTGGCGGATCGGCACCGTCTACAGCCTGACGCCCAAGACCCAGGTCTTCGCGCAATACAGCTATGCCGTCACCCCAGTGAGCGGGCTGCTGTTCCTCAGCGCCGCCAACGCCAGCTTCGACCTCACCACCGGTTATTCCTACGAGGCGGGGATCAAGACCTCGCTCACCGGCAGCGGGGTCGAGCTGACCGCGTCGCTGTTCAACATCCGCCAGGACGACATATTGACGCGCGATCCGGCGAACCCGGCGGTGGTCGTCCAGGGTGGCAACCTTCGCTCGCGCGGTGTCGAGCTGTCGCTCAACCTGCCCGCCACTGACGAACTCAACATTGGGGTCAGCGGAACCTTGCTCGACGCCGAATATGGCGAGCTGATCGAAGCCGGCGGCGCCGACCGGTCGGGCAACCGCCCGCCCAACGTGCCCGAACGGCTGGCCGATCTCGTCGTTACCTATGCGCCCAAGATGCTGCCGGTGACGCTGACCGGTTCGATCCGGCACAATGGCGGCTTCTTCACATCAAACGCCAACACCGTGAAGGTCAATGCGTTCACTACGTTCGACGCCGCGATCGCATGGCGCACGAAGCTCGGCACGCTGACGCTGCGGGGCCGCAACCTCACGGACGAATTCTATGCCGACTGGTCGGGCTACGCCTCCGGCCTCGTCTTCGTCGGCGCGCCACGCAGCGTCGAGCTGTCGCTCACCCGCCGGTTCTAG
- a CDS encoding chemotaxis protein CheW gives MSAVEEIQAVTFGLGAEVFAVPVAFVKEILDYRETFRIPGGPDYLLGLTDLRGQGVTTIDFRLRLGLPRADATSATRILVIEVPLADRTLLLGLVVDRVIEVSSFRSGEIEGAPDIGADWPSDYIAGVVRRQDGFVVLVDVNAIFANEASPVLAAAAA, from the coding sequence ATGAGCGCGGTCGAGGAAATCCAGGCCGTCACCTTCGGCCTGGGGGCGGAAGTCTTCGCCGTGCCGGTGGCGTTCGTAAAGGAGATCCTCGACTATCGCGAGACCTTCCGCATCCCCGGCGGCCCCGACTATCTGCTGGGTCTTACCGACCTGCGCGGACAGGGCGTCACCACGATCGACTTCCGGCTCCGGCTGGGTCTGCCACGCGCGGATGCCACCTCCGCCACCCGCATCCTGGTGATCGAGGTGCCGCTCGCCGACCGGACGCTGCTGCTGGGACTGGTGGTCGATCGAGTGATCGAGGTCAGCAGCTTCCGGTCCGGTGAGATCGAGGGTGCACCCGATATCGGTGCGGACTGGCCCTCCGACTACATCGCCGGGGTGGTCCGGCGGCAGGACGGCTTCGTCGTCCTGGTCGATGTGAACGCGATCTTCGCCAACGAAGCGTCACCGGTGCTCGCCGCGGCTGCGGCCTGA
- a CDS encoding STAS domain-containing protein, with product MIDGAPDFRVSAPPSVTVRTVAAFRSDLRDACGSHSSILLDIGGVTEADLSFVQVVYAARYQMDSVGGSLKLAGPATAGAPIATLLRRAGFTTNPADIDFWFHGELPQ from the coding sequence ATGATTGATGGTGCACCCGATTTTCGCGTGAGCGCGCCGCCCTCCGTCACGGTACGGACCGTCGCGGCGTTCCGGTCGGACCTGCGGGACGCCTGCGGTTCGCATTCCAGCATCCTGCTAGACATCGGCGGCGTGACCGAAGCCGATCTCAGCTTCGTCCAGGTCGTCTATGCCGCCCGTTACCAGATGGACAGCGTCGGCGGCTCGCTGAAGCTCGCCGGCCCGGCGACCGCGGGTGCCCCGATCGCAACGCTGCTCCGGCGCGCCGGCTTCACCACCAACCCCGCCGATATCGATTTCTGGTTCCATGGAGAATTGCCGCAATGA
- a CDS encoding response regulator — translation MTASILTVDDSPSLRMAIRIALTGAGYAVTEAGDGVEGLQKAGGSQFDLVVTDLNMPNMDGLTMIREMRKLPAYCGTPIIFLTTESDDAMKAQAKAAGATGWLVKPFVPDQLIRVARKVLGR, via the coding sequence ATGACCGCATCGATCCTGACCGTCGATGACTCGCCGAGCCTGCGCATGGCGATCCGCATCGCGCTGACCGGCGCGGGCTATGCCGTGACCGAGGCCGGCGACGGCGTCGAGGGACTGCAGAAGGCCGGAGGCAGCCAGTTCGACCTGGTGGTTACCGACCTCAACATGCCCAACATGGACGGGCTGACCATGATCCGCGAGATGCGCAAGCTGCCCGCCTATTGCGGTACGCCGATCATCTTCCTGACGACCGAGTCCGACGATGCGATGAAGGCACAGGCAAAAGCCGCCGGCGCCACCGGCTGGCTGGTCAAGCCCTTTGTCCCCGATCAGTTGATCCGCGTCGCGCGCAAGGTTCTGGGCCGGTGA
- a CDS encoding methyl-accepting chemotaxis protein: MRATIKMKLGATFTVVAVMLLVVSVIGITKMSTLNTAITDLISGPVKRQEMALTVTSQLGTLLRMERNMTMNTDPAKLAEFNAETATALKQIDELITEAERTAPEQTKANWSKLRQDFTTYRPINERVRALASAGDVEAARKISFTDSSRLNTLMEESTAKLIAGSEAAMKQVDDETNKLYSDSRMLLFTVSAIALLVAVAGAFWISMIVSRGLRNIGTVVSAVAIGDLDQDVKITTNDEIKDLVDTVNAMTANLRVSAGLADRIADGDLTVTHKPLSDKDVLGHALVRMIDRLRGVVGDAGAAAENVSAGSQELSANSEQVSQGATEQAAAAEEASASMEQMAANIKQNADNAAQTEKIARQSSRDAEASGVAVDRAVGAMRTIAEKIGIVQEIARQTDLLALNAAVEAARAGEHGKGFAVVASEVRKLAERSQTAAAEIGAVSADTVKAASEAGEMLTKLVPDIRRTAELVSEISAACREQDVGASQINEAIQQLDKVTQQNAGASEQISTTSEELAAQAEELQSSIAYFRIDDQGKARRQAPAPAARPAAPRATAVKAKARPNSIADQKARVAGFALDLNQGGPDADDAEFGAQAA; encoded by the coding sequence ATGCGTGCCACCATAAAAATGAAGCTGGGGGCGACCTTCACTGTCGTCGCCGTCATGTTGCTTGTCGTCAGCGTGATCGGAATCACGAAGATGTCGACGCTGAACACCGCGATCACCGACCTCATCTCCGGCCCGGTCAAGCGGCAGGAAATGGCGCTGACCGTTACCAGCCAACTCGGCACTCTGCTTCGTATGGAGCGGAACATGACGATGAACACCGATCCGGCGAAGCTGGCCGAGTTCAACGCGGAAACCGCCACTGCGCTGAAGCAGATCGATGAGCTGATCACGGAGGCCGAGCGCACCGCGCCCGAGCAAACCAAGGCGAACTGGAGCAAGCTGCGCCAGGATTTCACCACCTATCGCCCGATCAACGAGCGGGTCCGTGCGCTGGCCTCGGCCGGCGACGTTGAGGCCGCCCGTAAGATCTCGTTCACCGACTCGAGCCGCCTCAACACTCTGATGGAGGAGAGCACGGCCAAGCTGATCGCGGGTTCCGAAGCCGCAATGAAGCAAGTCGATGACGAAACTAACAAGCTCTACAGCGATTCGCGCATGCTGCTCTTCACGGTGTCCGCGATCGCGCTGCTGGTCGCCGTCGCCGGCGCGTTCTGGATCTCGATGATCGTGTCGCGCGGTCTGCGGAATATCGGCACCGTCGTCAGCGCGGTCGCGATCGGCGATCTCGATCAGGACGTGAAGATCACCACCAATGACGAGATCAAGGATCTGGTTGATACCGTGAACGCGATGACCGCCAATCTGCGCGTCAGCGCGGGCCTCGCCGACAGGATTGCCGATGGCGACCTGACCGTCACGCACAAGCCGCTGTCCGACAAGGATGTACTCGGCCATGCCCTGGTGCGGATGATCGATCGTCTGCGGGGCGTCGTCGGCGACGCCGGCGCGGCTGCGGAGAATGTCTCCGCAGGCAGCCAGGAACTGTCGGCCAACAGCGAACAGGTCTCGCAGGGTGCGACCGAGCAGGCCGCGGCGGCCGAGGAAGCCTCGGCGTCGATGGAGCAGATGGCCGCCAACATCAAACAGAATGCCGACAATGCGGCGCAGACCGAGAAGATCGCGCGCCAGTCGTCCAGGGACGCCGAAGCCAGCGGTGTCGCCGTGGACCGTGCCGTGGGCGCGATGCGCACCATCGCGGAGAAGATCGGCATCGTGCAGGAAATTGCGCGCCAGACCGATCTGCTCGCGCTCAACGCCGCGGTCGAGGCCGCCCGTGCGGGCGAGCATGGCAAGGGCTTTGCCGTCGTCGCGTCGGAAGTCCGCAAGCTCGCCGAGCGCAGCCAGACCGCGGCTGCCGAGATCGGCGCGGTGTCTGCCGATACCGTGAAGGCGGCGAGCGAAGCGGGCGAGATGCTGACCAAGCTGGTGCCCGACATCCGCCGGACCGCCGAACTGGTGTCCGAAATCAGCGCGGCCTGCCGCGAGCAGGATGTCGGCGCGTCGCAGATCAACGAGGCGATCCAGCAGCTCGACAAGGTCACCCAGCAGAATGCGGGCGCGTCGGAACAGATCTCGACCACTTCGGAAGAGCTCGCCGCCCAGGCCGAGGAACTGCAGAGCAGCATCGCCTATTTCCGCATCGACGATCAGGGCAAGGCGCGTCGCCAGGCGCCGGCACCGGCCGCACGCCCGGCTGCACCGCGCGCCACCGCGGTCAAGGCCAAAGCCAGGCCCAACTCGATCGCCGATCAGAAGGCGCGTGTCGCCGGCTTTGCGCTCGACCTCAACCAAGGCGGTCCGGATGCGGACGACGCCGAGTTCGGAGCGCAGGCGGCATGA